The region TTATCTTCGGAAAAAAATAGACCGGAATTTCGACAAGAAACTTATCCATACCAAATCGGGAATGGGCTTTATTTTGAAAGCAGAATAATGAAAATAAGAACACGGCTCATCATACTTTTTACCCTTACTACGGCAATTATTCTGTCGCTGTTTGCTACCGTTATCTATCTTTCTGCGAAGAAAAACAGGGAAAAAGAATTTTATAGCCTGCTTGAGAAAGAAGCCGTTACCAAGGCAAATCTTTTCTTGAATGCACACGTCGATAAAAAAGTGCTTCAAAATATCTATCATAACAATCGAAAAATTCTAAATGAAGTTGAAGTAGCTATTTATGACACTCATTTTGTACTGCTTTACCACGATGCAGTGGATATAGATTTTGTGAAAGAAACCCAATCGTTAATTGATGAAATCTCACAAAAAGGAGCCGTAGAATTTTATCAGAAAAACTGGCAGGTAGTTGGCTTGCGGTATGAATATAATGGAAAGCAATTTATAATTACCGCAGCTGCATATGATCAGTATGGATATAGCAAATTGAACAGCCTTCTCACCAATATTATTATTGTTTTTATTGCTTCTATCCTAATTACTATCATTATCGGAATATTTTTTTCCAGGAAAGCCTTTCAGCCGGTAAGTGAAATGATAGAAAAGGCAAAGAATATAACGGCCACTAACCTTGATTTACGCTTACCAAGCAATGAAAGCAAAGACGAACTTTCCGAATTAGCCGACACATTCAATGAGATGTTGAACCGCTTGGAAAGCTCATTTGATGCCCAGAAACATTTTGTTTCAAATATTTCCCACGAACTTAGGACCCCTCTTTCAGCCGTGATTACCGAGCTGGAATTATCTGTTAATAAAGAGCGTGCTGCCGAAGAATACAAAACAGCAATTATGAATGCGCTAAAGGATGCGAAAAAAATATCCCGTTTATCCAATAGCCTGTTAGATTTTGCAAAGGCAAGTTATGATCCTTCCGAAATTAAATTTAAACATATCCGGATTGATGAAGTATTGCTGGATGCCCGACAACAAGTAAAAAAAGCAGACCCAAACTATAAAATTGACATCCACTTTGAAAATGATTTTGATGAGGATAACCAGATATCCGTCAATGGCAACGAATATCTTTTGAAAGTTGCGTTTGTTAACTTGTTTGAGAATGGCTGTAAATTCTCAGCCGATAAGCAAAGTATAGTTTATATTTCATTTAGCAACGGAAAAATTACGCTGCGCTTTACCGATCAAGGAGTTGGCATTTCCCAAAATGACTTGGAAAATATTTTTACGCCCTTTTATCGCGGGGATAACAAAAAGTTTGCAGAAGGCAACGGCATCGGTTTATCACTTACCCAAAAGATCATCACACTGCATAAAGGAACAATTAACGTTCTGTCTAAGGAAAACCTAGGAACAACTTTTACCGTTGAATTACCTGCTATTGCTTAAATAAATTTCATTCTCATAAACTCTTTAATAAAATTCTAATTTTTTTCTGTTAGATCTCTAACCATCTTCTTCATCAAGGTTCCCGAATTTTGTCACAGGTTACAATGTGAAATTAATTAATCTGTAATGACATGACAACGCTGGAATTCGCTATCAGACTATTTATTGCACTGGCATTCGGGGCGGCTATTGGCGTAGAGCGACAATGGAGACAAAAAAGTGCCGGGCTCAGAACGAATACATTGGTCTCAATGGGATCGGCTGCTTTTGTATTGCTTTCAATAAAAATCGGAGGAGATGCAACCGGAAGAATTGCTTCTTATATCGTTAGTGGCATTGGTTTTCTGGGTGCAGGAGTTATTATGAAAAACGGACTCAATGTACAGGGACTTAATACTGCAGCAACAATATGGTGTTCCGCAGCCGTTGGAGCATTGTGCGGTATTGGAATGATCGCAGAGGGAGCCATTGTTTCCGCCGCCGTTATGCTCACCCATATTCTTCTTCGTCCGGTGGGTGTACAATTAAGCAGGGTAACTTATATAAAATCAGCCACTATTCAAACCGATTACTTGTTTACCATTAAATGCAAGACAGATGTTGAAAACCATATCAGGGTATTGTTGATGCAAATGCTCAGCAATGACGAAAAACTACTACTCAAATCATTGACAAGCGACGAAAACAATAGTATCACGGATGTCATCATAACAGCAGAAATAAAATCTGCTACACCACAGGATAGTTTGATGGAACGGGTAGCCAGCCGGCTAACTATTGAAGATAAAGTAACAAGAGTGAGTTGGGAGATCAGCGGAACACAGACAGACCTATAAAAATTTCCCGTAATCATCAATGAATATAACAACAGGCTATGAAAAAATTGAAAGAAACCATAAAAAATCCTTTTCACTCTATTATCAGCCAGAATGGAATGAATGTAGGGACCGTATTAAAACTACAGAATGCAGCAAAGCAGGATGAAAACTTCGTGTACGCTATGCTGGAAAGCAGTGAAGACGGTATCACAAACATTACAGCGGAAGATCGGTTGATAAAATTTGGGCACAATGAAATACATCATCAGAAAGCACCGCGATGGTATACGCAGTTGTTCCGGGCATTTCTTAACCCTTTTATCTATATCCTGCTTGCCATTGCCTTAGTGTCTTTTATTATTGATGTTTGGTTACCGCCTGCATCGGAACGTGATTTTAAAACCGTAATTGTAGTTTCTATCATGGTAATGGTAAGTGCCTTGCTCCGTTTTGTACAGGAATACAGAAGTAACAAAGCTGCCGAAAAGCTAAAAGGCATGGTAAAAACAACAGCCACTGTTTTACGTAAATTTCAGGGAAAGATAGAATTGCCTATTAATGGACTGGTTCCGGGAGATATTGTTTACCTCTCAGCGGGTGATATGGTTCCTGCAGACTGCCGTATTCTGAAAAGTAAAGATTTATTCATTAGCGAAAGTATGCTTACCGGTGAAGCTCTCCCGGTAGAAAAGAATTATCTCGCTATACGTGATGCAGATAAAAAACAGCCCACAGAGCTGAATAATCTTGCTTTTATGGGAACCAATGTTATAAGTGGTTCCGCAACCGCAGTTATCGTCGCAACGGGCAGTTATACCTATTTCGGGAGTATCAGCAGATTAATAACAAGTGAACGCCCGGAAACCAGCTTTGATAAAGGAATTAATAAAGTCAGTTTTTTGTTAATTCGCTTTATGCTGGTAATGGTCCCTGTTATTTTTTTAGTCAATGGATTGGTAAAAGGAAATTGGCCTGAAGCCCTTTTATTTGCTATTGCCGTTGCAGTGGGTTTAACTCCTGAAATGTTACCAATGATTGTTACAGCCAATCTCGCGAAAGGAGCTGTTAATATGAGCAAACGTAAAGTGATTGTAAAACGTCTTAATTCCATTCAGAATATCGGCGCTATGGATATACTCTGTACCGACAAAACCGGGACTTTAACACTTGATAAAATCGTGCTGGAAAAGCATTTGAATGTTTTAGGTGTTGAGGACGACGAAGTGCTGAAATGGGCTTATCTGAACAGTTTTCATCAGACAGGATTGAAGAATTTGCTGGATAAAGCAGTATTGGATCATATTGAACTGCACGATTACCTGAAAGTGGAGGAATATTTTATAAAAGTTGATGAAATTCCTTTTGATTTTCAACGCAGACGGATGTCAGTAATCTTGAAAATGCGAAATGGAAAACATCTGCTTATTTGTAAAGGCGCCGTAGAAGAAATGCTGGAACTTTGTAACAGCGCTTTTGATCCGGGTGATGATCGCAGCCTGCATATAGAAAACGATAAAGTTGTTCCGATGGATGTAAGTATGCGTGATGTTGTATTGCGCACATCCAAAAAGATGAATGAAGAAGGATTAAGAGTATTATTAGTGGCCATTCGGGAATTTGATGCTACCCATCCGCTGACCTATTCTATTGAAGATGAAAGAAATATGACACTCACAGGTTTTATCGGTTTTCTTGACCCTGCTAAACCGTCAGCACAACCTGCTATTGAAGCATTGCAAAAATTAGGAGTTCATGTAAAAGTACTTACAGGGGATAATGAAATTGTAACCCGCAAGATTTGTAGTGATATTGGAATTCCTGTTCAGCAGGTGATTAATGGTAACGAGCTTGAGGACGTATCAGATGAAGTATTGGCAGAACGAATAGATAGGGTTTCCGTATTTGCAAAACTAAGCCCTCTCCAAAAGGTTCGGGTAGTAAAAGCATTACGTGATAAAGGACATACCGTCGGGTTTATGGGGGATGGTATTAACGATGCGGCAGCACTAAAAGAAGCTGATGTGGGTATTAGTGTAGATACCGCTGTAGATATTGCGAAAGAAAGTGCCGACATTATCTTGTTGGAAAAAGACCTGATGGTATTACGCAAAGGTGTAATCTACGGAAGAAGGACTTTCGGGAATATTATAAAATATATAAAGATGACAGCCAGCAGCAATTTCGGGAATATGTTCAGTATGCTTGGAGCCAGTGCCTTTCTACCATTTCTGCCGATGTTGCCAATTCATCTTTTGGTACAAAACCTTTTGTACGATATTTCGCAGGTATCTATTCCTTGGGATAAGATGGATGAGGAATTTTTAACAGAACCAAAAAAATGGGAGGCAAAAGGTGTTTCAAAGTTTATGTTATTTATCGGTCCGATCAGCTCTATTTTCGATTTTGCTACGTTTGCTGTAATGTTCTATGTCTTCAAAGCAAATTCTCCGGAGCATCAAACCCTGTTTCAGAGTGGCTGGTTTATCGAAGGATTACTTTCACAAACGCTGATCATACATATGATACGTACCCGAAAAATCCCTTTTATACAAAGTTGGGCTGCAACACCGGTAGTGGCGCTCACTACCCTCATTATGCTTATTGGTATTACAATACCGTTCTCGCCTTTTGCAGGAGCTTTAAAATTACAGCCGCTGCCTATAAGCTATTTCCCTTGGCTCATTGGTATTTTGCTATCATATTGTTTGCTTACTCAATTCGTTAAAAACTGGTTTATCCGAAAATTTCAAACCTGGCTATAAATCTAAAAGGGCTTGCAAAAGTGTTGTAAACCCTTTACTTATCTTGAATAAAAATATGGAGAAGTATAACTACGGAAAACCGTAATTAATTCCTTTAAAGTTCACTTAGCTTTGTAGATAATTAAACTGTCTACAATGAAAAAATCATTACTTTATCTGTCATTATTTCTATCAATAATTTCATGTACAAACTATTACACTGTTCTACTACAGGAAGATACGCCGCTTTATCCTGACAACAAGAGTGAAACATCTGTCACAGTTATCCCTAAAGGTACTGAAGTATACATATCGTCAAAAAGTAGTAAGAAAAATTATAGAAAGCTTACATGGGGAAGCTATTCCGGTTGGGCAAATAATCCAAGCTATTTAGCCAGCAGTAATTACACAAAGACTTCATATAGCTCGCCCAAAGTAAGCTCTTCCTCCAATTATAATTCCTCAAGTGTAAGTCACTCTGTACATGTTAATGGGTATACCCGAAAAAATGGAACTTATGTGCGACCCCACACAAGAAGTGCCCCGAGAAGGAGATAATTATGATCTAGATTAATTATGGTTTACCGTAAAACTTCCAGTTTAGGTAATTTAAATTTATATACATATTCCTAAATAAATATATTATGACTTGGTCTTACAGAAAGAGAATCAAAATTATACCTGGCGTACATCTGAATTTTAGTAAAAAGGGGATTTCAACCAGTATTGGAGTCAAAGGAGTAAGCCTCAATTTCAGTTCATCCGGAACAAGAATAAATACAAATGTTTTAGGATTTTCTAACTCTTATAAACTTTCAGGATCTTCTCCACAAAGAAGCAAATCTCAATATTTTCCTGAGCCACAGCCTTTATATACAGCTTTATCAGACAACATCTTTAGCGCAGATCTTCATGAAATTACTTCTCAGAACATGGCAGGGATTAAAGAGTCAATTATTATTGCTCAACAGCAAAAAGCAGAATTGCAAACAGATTTAAAGAAGATAAAAAAAACGTTAACTTTTACCAAGGCTAAGAAAGTAGCAAGTTATGTTTTTATGTATGGCCTAATTAATAAAAGGATTATTCCAAGACTCAATGAAGATATTAATGCACAAAAAGAAGCAATTAGAGAAACACAGATTGTTATTGACAACTCAGCAGTGAATATCGAAATAGAGTTCGACAGTTCCATTAAAAGAAATTATGAGCATTTACACAATACCTTCAAAAATTTAAGCACATCACATAAAATATGGGATATCACCGGAGCACACTTTCAGGATCGTGTGGCTGCTCGCTCAAATGCCAATACTGTTGTCAACAGAAGGGATACTAAAATTGGTTTCAAATCACTTCCGATCATTAGATCAAATTATGAAGCTCTGTATTTTCAAAATGTAAATGGAGCTGACTTGTACTTCTATCCTACATTCGTCTTAATGTATACTAATAATCAAAACTTTGCTATCATCGGAATTGACGAATTAAGCGTTACGTTTTCTTCTTTACGCTTTACCGAAACCAGCACAGTTCCCCGTGATTCGAAAGTGATTAGTAATACTTGGGCGAAAGTAAATAAGAACGGAACTCCTGACAAAAGATTTAAGAACAATTATCAGATACCGGTAGTGTTGTACGGAAGACTACGCTTTTCTACTTCAACCGGCCTCAATGAAGAATATCAGATCAGTAATTTTGAATGTAGTGAAGCGTTTTATAATGCATTCCAAGAATATAAAAGTTTGTATAAAATAGCTTTGCAGACGGAAATGAATTAATTAAAGATTGTGTCGTGAGTGTCCTTTTAAGTTGACCAGCAGCCAAACGGCCACTTTAAGACAAGTAGCGCCATTCTATTTATTAACTTCAGTTTATCAAATTTTTATTTCGTCACTGCTGCAATAGCACTCTGAATTCCACCGCCTGCAACTTCAAAAAAAGAGGGCCCTGCCAAAAGATATACTTTCTCTAATTTTTTTGTTTTGGAAAGGTTATGCTCTTTTAAGTAAACTTCAGAACGGTTTGCATTTACAATACCTTTTACTACATTTCCTGCCACCAAAGCTGTTGGAGAGTCTATTCCGGCATCTTTTAAATCACTTGCAAAAGCAAAATTACTGACACCTAACCTCATCGCTTCACGGGTAGCAACCTCTCCTACTGAGATCATTAAATCCGGAGTAAATTTGTTTCTATCACCCAATCCGATTAACAATAATTTTTTTGCAGATATAGAACCTTTTGGTGGAGAAATCAATACCGTTTCCAAAGAATGTCCTTTGAAATAACCTGCCTGTCTGATTTTTGTAAATTCTCCTTTCAAAGCTTCATCTAAATGCACAAGTCCGTTCAGATTTGCAGGTAATGCTTGTGCACTATGAATGTCATTATCTGTATATTCGAAAACACAGGCAATCTGTAACTGGGCATCGGCAGAAGACGGTCCCTGAACTAATCCTATCATTGAAATTCCATCAACAGACCCCCAGTTTTTTGATGTTCCTACTGATGCCGGAGTCGCAGAGGAATTTGCAGATGTCGTTTGAGAAAAAGTTAAAGTAGAGAAAGCGAGTCCTGAAATTAATAATAAATTGCTTAAAGCATTTTTTACTGTATTTTTCATAATAATTTATTTTAAAATTTAATGTATTTAAAGTTTGGTTTTTCTTTTACCGTGTATCAAAGATAGGTTTAGAAATAAATTTCAGCATTGATCTGAGATAATTAAAAGTATTTGATCTATTAATAAAATTTAAATACAATTCCGGGATAATAAAAGTCTGTCTTTCTTATTCTCGATAATATCATCTAAAAACTCCGGTTTTAAAATACTGAATTACACAAACAATGAATGTGATGTTAAAATCAAAAAATCAGGCTCGGATTAAAGAATCCAAGCCTGATTTAAATAAATATATACTAATAGTAAACTATTGTTTAACTCTTTAAACGTAATGATATGCTGTTTTATAATGAAGTCAACTTTGTTAACATTAAACTCCTGCCTCTTCGTCAGTAAAAATCTGTACACCTTCTCTTTTATTAATGAGCTGAAGCGGATATTGTTCAGGATTATATATTCCATTCAGAACCTCATTCAGAGCATGTTTTTTAGATTTGCCAAATGTGACAATCAAAATATTTTCAGCTTTATTGATGATAGGCTCAGTCAACGTAATTCTATACATTTCCTGAGGTTCTAGATAATAAGCATCTACCCATTTTTCTTTTTCATATAAAATCTTTTCTCCCGGGAACAAAGAAGCGGTGTGACCATCATCTCCCATTCCTAAAAGAATAAAATCAAAAGTACCGCTATCGCCTAAAATGTTTCTGATTTGTGTTTCATATTCCTTCGCATAATCTTCAGGCTCGACTCCGTCTTTATACATCGGAAAAATCTGAGTTTTATTTACAGGAACTTTATCTAAAAGCGTCTCCAAAGTCATTTTAAAGTTACTTTTTTCATCATCAAGGGAAACCCATCTTTCGTCTACCCAGAAAAAATATACTTTGTTCCACTCTATTTTGCCTACATACTCCGGAGTCGCCAATAAGCTGAAAATAGCTTTCGGTGAAGAACCACCGCTTAATGCAACTACGAACTTATTATGTTTTTGGATTGCCTTTTCAGAAAGCTCCACAAAAGTGTCAGCTGCTTTTTTGTATAAAATATCCAGATTATCAAATATTGTAATATTCATTCTTTAATTCTTAATTAAAATTTTAAACCCATTGATGCCCCTGTCTTTCTACCAGAAGATTGCTGTCATCGGGTCCCCAACTTCCGGCATCGTAATTTGGGAAAGAAGAATCTTTGGTTTTTTCCCAGGTCTCCTGAATAGTTTTTACCACATCCCAAGCTTCTTCTACTTGATCAGAACGCATAAACAAGGTAAGATCTCCTATAAGTGCCTCTAATAAAAGGGTCTCATAAGCTTCCGGAGTATCAGTCTGACAGGCAAAATTATCAAAAATCATTTCTACGGGTTTCAATTCCAATGAAAGTCCCGGCTTTTTAGACATGAATTGTAGTCTGATATCCATTTGTGGCTGGATATTAATAATCAGCCGGTTAGCTGATAATAACGATGAGCTTTCTGAAAACGTAGAATGCGGCAACGGTTTAAACTGAATCGTAATATAAGAATGCTTCTCCTTCATTCTTTTTCCGGTACGAACGTAAAATGGAACATTTTCCCATCTTTCGTTATCCAGATAAAATTTGATCGCAGCAAATGTTTCCGTGTTTGAATCAGGAGCGATGCCTTCTTCCTGACGGTAACCGTTTACTTTAATTCCATTAACTTTCCCTTTTCCGTACTGACCTCTTACAGCATAATGATCTACTTTATCCGGCGAAATTCTACGGATCGATTTTAAAACATCCACTTTACGATCTCTGATTTCATCTGACTCCAGGGAAACAGGCGGTTCCATAGCAACCATGCAGAGAATTTGCAAAAGATGGTTCTGAATCATATCTCGCAAAGCACCGGTCTGCTCGTAAAAACTAGCTCTGGTTTCTACACCCACCTCTTCTGCAACGGTAATCTGAACAGATTCTATATGCCTGTGATTCCATAAAGGTTCAAAAATTGAATTTCCGAATCTGAAGGCCAAAATGTTCTGAACCGTTTCTTTTCCTAAATAATGATCGATGCGGTAGATCTGTTTTTCCTGGAAAGTTTGTGAAAGAAGCTTATTCAGCTCTATAGCAGATTCTTTATTGTGACCAAAGGGTTTTTCGATAATAATCCTGTCTTTATCCGGATCTGATGCGATAGAGGTATTCTTAATATGATTTGAGATAACCGAAACAAAATTCGGAGCAATTGAAAGGTAGAAGAATCTGTTCCCCCGCATTCCGTAAACTTTATCAAAACCTTCCAGTTTCTGATATAAATTTTGATAAGAGCTTTCTTCATCCAGCTGATGCTGAAAATAGCTGATGTGTGCCTGAAAGCCAGCCCAGTCATGTGGTGTTACAGCCTTTCTGGAGAAATTATCTAGATTTTCTTTAATATAGGCTCTGAATTTTTCATCTGTATTTTCAGCTCTCCCCAAAGCTAAAATATTAAAGCCTTTTGGCATTCTGCCGTCTATATATAAATTGTAAAACGCAGGAAAAAGCTTTCTCTTTGCCAAATCTCCCGTTGCACCAAAAATAACGATAGTCGTTGGATGCAGAGTGGTATTGTCGCTCATTTTCTGATCTTAATTATTTAGGTTTTGCCATGAAGTATGAAAAGTTCCTTCTCTGTCAAGTCTTTGGTAAGTATGTGCACCAAAATAATCACGCTGAGCCTGAAGCAGATTTACCGGTAAAGATTCTGTAGTGTAGGCTTCGAAATATCCTAAAGCTGACTGAAGTCCCAAACTTGGAACGCCGTTTAATACAGCAAAAGCAGCTGTTTTTCTTAACGAAGAAATCTTTGCTTTTACAATTTCTGAAATTTCCTGATCCAGTAAAATATT is a window of Candidatus Chryseobacterium colombiense DNA encoding:
- a CDS encoding HAMP domain-containing sensor histidine kinase, whose product is MKIRTRLIILFTLTTAIILSLFATVIYLSAKKNREKEFYSLLEKEAVTKANLFLNAHVDKKVLQNIYHNNRKILNEVEVAIYDTHFVLLYHDAVDIDFVKETQSLIDEISQKGAVEFYQKNWQVVGLRYEYNGKQFIITAAAYDQYGYSKLNSLLTNIIIVFIASILITIIIGIFFSRKAFQPVSEMIEKAKNITATNLDLRLPSNESKDELSELADTFNEMLNRLESSFDAQKHFVSNISHELRTPLSAVITELELSVNKERAAEEYKTAIMNALKDAKKISRLSNSLLDFAKASYDPSEIKFKHIRIDEVLLDARQQVKKADPNYKIDIHFENDFDEDNQISVNGNEYLLKVAFVNLFENGCKFSADKQSIVYISFSNGKITLRFTDQGVGISQNDLENIFTPFYRGDNKKFAEGNGIGLSLTQKIITLHKGTINVLSKENLGTTFTVELPAIA
- a CDS encoding MgtC/SapB family protein, which gives rise to MTTLEFAIRLFIALAFGAAIGVERQWRQKSAGLRTNTLVSMGSAAFVLLSIKIGGDATGRIASYIVSGIGFLGAGVIMKNGLNVQGLNTAATIWCSAAVGALCGIGMIAEGAIVSAAVMLTHILLRPVGVQLSRVTYIKSATIQTDYLFTIKCKTDVENHIRVLLMQMLSNDEKLLLKSLTSDENNSITDVIITAEIKSATPQDSLMERVASRLTIEDKVTRVSWEISGTQTDL
- the mgtA gene encoding magnesium-translocating P-type ATPase gives rise to the protein MKKLKETIKNPFHSIISQNGMNVGTVLKLQNAAKQDENFVYAMLESSEDGITNITAEDRLIKFGHNEIHHQKAPRWYTQLFRAFLNPFIYILLAIALVSFIIDVWLPPASERDFKTVIVVSIMVMVSALLRFVQEYRSNKAAEKLKGMVKTTATVLRKFQGKIELPINGLVPGDIVYLSAGDMVPADCRILKSKDLFISESMLTGEALPVEKNYLAIRDADKKQPTELNNLAFMGTNVISGSATAVIVATGSYTYFGSISRLITSERPETSFDKGINKVSFLLIRFMLVMVPVIFLVNGLVKGNWPEALLFAIAVAVGLTPEMLPMIVTANLAKGAVNMSKRKVIVKRLNSIQNIGAMDILCTDKTGTLTLDKIVLEKHLNVLGVEDDEVLKWAYLNSFHQTGLKNLLDKAVLDHIELHDYLKVEEYFIKVDEIPFDFQRRRMSVILKMRNGKHLLICKGAVEEMLELCNSAFDPGDDRSLHIENDKVVPMDVSMRDVVLRTSKKMNEEGLRVLLVAIREFDATHPLTYSIEDERNMTLTGFIGFLDPAKPSAQPAIEALQKLGVHVKVLTGDNEIVTRKICSDIGIPVQQVINGNELEDVSDEVLAERIDRVSVFAKLSPLQKVRVVKALRDKGHTVGFMGDGINDAAALKEADVGISVDTAVDIAKESADIILLEKDLMVLRKGVIYGRRTFGNIIKYIKMTASSNFGNMFSMLGASAFLPFLPMLPIHLLVQNLLYDISQVSIPWDKMDEEFLTEPKKWEAKGVSKFMLFIGPISSIFDFATFAVMFYVFKANSPEHQTLFQSGWFIEGLLSQTLIIHMIRTRKIPFIQSWAATPVVALTTLIMLIGITIPFSPFAGALKLQPLPISYFPWLIGILLSYCLLTQFVKNWFIRKFQTWL
- a CDS encoding DUF4236 domain-containing protein, coding for MTWSYRKRIKIIPGVHLNFSKKGISTSIGVKGVSLNFSSSGTRINTNVLGFSNSYKLSGSSPQRSKSQYFPEPQPLYTALSDNIFSADLHEITSQNMAGIKESIIIAQQQKAELQTDLKKIKKTLTFTKAKKVASYVFMYGLINKRIIPRLNEDINAQKEAIRETQIVIDNSAVNIEIEFDSSIKRNYEHLHNTFKNLSTSHKIWDITGAHFQDRVAARSNANTVVNRRDTKIGFKSLPIIRSNYEALYFQNVNGADLYFYPTFVLMYTNNQNFAIIGIDELSVTFSSLRFTETSTVPRDSKVISNTWAKVNKNGTPDKRFKNNYQIPVVLYGRLRFSTSTGLNEEYQISNFECSEAFYNAFQEYKSLYKIALQTEMN
- a CDS encoding M17 family peptidase N-terminal domain-containing protein encodes the protein MKNTVKNALSNLLLISGLAFSTLTFSQTTSANSSATPASVGTSKNWGSVDGISMIGLVQGPSSADAQLQIACVFEYTDNDIHSAQALPANLNGLVHLDEALKGEFTKIRQAGYFKGHSLETVLISPPKGSISAKKLLLIGLGDRNKFTPDLMISVGEVATREAMRLGVSNFAFASDLKDAGIDSPTALVAGNVVKGIVNANRSEVYLKEHNLSKTKKLEKVYLLAGPSFFEVAGGGIQSAIAAVTK
- the pgl gene encoding 6-phosphogluconolactonase encodes the protein MNITIFDNLDILYKKAADTFVELSEKAIQKHNKFVVALSGGSSPKAIFSLLATPEYVGKIEWNKVYFFWVDERWVSLDDEKSNFKMTLETLLDKVPVNKTQIFPMYKDGVEPEDYAKEYETQIRNILGDSGTFDFILLGMGDDGHTASLFPGEKILYEKEKWVDAYYLEPQEMYRITLTEPIINKAENILIVTFGKSKKHALNEVLNGIYNPEQYPLQLINKREGVQIFTDEEAGV
- the zwf gene encoding glucose-6-phosphate dehydrogenase, with amino-acid sequence MSDNTTLHPTTIVIFGATGDLAKRKLFPAFYNLYIDGRMPKGFNILALGRAENTDEKFRAYIKENLDNFSRKAVTPHDWAGFQAHISYFQHQLDEESSYQNLYQKLEGFDKVYGMRGNRFFYLSIAPNFVSVISNHIKNTSIASDPDKDRIIIEKPFGHNKESAIELNKLLSQTFQEKQIYRIDHYLGKETVQNILAFRFGNSIFEPLWNHRHIESVQITVAEEVGVETRASFYEQTGALRDMIQNHLLQILCMVAMEPPVSLESDEIRDRKVDVLKSIRRISPDKVDHYAVRGQYGKGKVNGIKVNGYRQEEGIAPDSNTETFAAIKFYLDNERWENVPFYVRTGKRMKEKHSYITIQFKPLPHSTFSESSSLLSANRLIINIQPQMDIRLQFMSKKPGLSLELKPVEMIFDNFACQTDTPEAYETLLLEALIGDLTLFMRSDQVEEAWDVVKTIQETWEKTKDSSFPNYDAGSWGPDDSNLLVERQGHQWV